A genomic region of Alistipes megaguti contains the following coding sequences:
- the rplQ gene encoding 50S ribosomal protein L17 — protein MRHNKNYNHLGRQAGHRKALLSNMASSLILHKRIETTVAKAKAVRMFVEPLVTKSKEDTTHSRRIVFSYLKQKEAVTELFRTIAPKVAERPGGYTRILKTGFRLGDAAEMCIIEFVDFNEAYTLGITPAAATEAKPKTRRSRKSAAKKTDAVEDATVVEGETKKAAAPKAPKAPKAAAAKTAAPKAAKKTNVGKKM, from the coding sequence ATGAGACACAATAAGAATTACAACCACCTCGGCCGCCAGGCAGGTCACCGCAAGGCCCTGCTGTCGAACATGGCATCGTCGCTGATTCTGCACAAGCGCATCGAAACCACCGTTGCCAAGGCCAAGGCCGTACGGATGTTCGTAGAGCCTCTGGTTACCAAGTCGAAGGAGGACACGACCCACTCGCGCCGTATCGTTTTCTCGTACCTGAAGCAGAAGGAGGCCGTGACGGAACTCTTCCGTACGATCGCCCCGAAGGTTGCCGAGCGTCCGGGAGGTTACACCCGTATCCTGAAGACGGGCTTCCGTCTGGGTGATGCCGCCGAGATGTGCATTATCGAATTCGTGGACTTCAACGAGGCTTACACGCTGGGCATCACGCCGGCTGCCGCCACGGAGGCCAAACCCAAGACGCGTCGTTCGCGCAAGAGCGCTGCGAAGAAGACCGATGCCGTAGAAGACGCTACGGTAGTCGAGGGCGAGACCAAGAAGGCCGCTGCCCCGAAGGCTCCGAAGGCCCCGAAGGCTGCCGCCGCCAAGACGGCTGCTCCGAAGGCCGCCAAGAAGACCAACGTCGGCAAGAAGATGTAG
- a CDS encoding PepSY-like domain-containing protein has protein sequence MKKIFLTAALLLAGITVTLAGNDRPITVDKLPAAAQNFLKSYFSDLTVAYAVEDPKFAGSEYEVTYTDRTEVEFDTKGEWTSVERKYTAVPAAIVPKQITDYVGKSNFPSQEIRKIERNAYTWEIELTNGLEIKFDRNFRVIDIDD, from the coding sequence ATGAAAAAGATTTTTTTGACCGCAGCCCTTCTCCTTGCAGGAATCACCGTAACGCTGGCCGGAAACGATCGCCCGATCACCGTAGACAAACTGCCCGCCGCAGCCCAGAACTTCCTGAAGAGCTATTTCTCCGACCTGACGGTGGCCTATGCCGTGGAGGATCCCAAGTTTGCCGGTTCGGAGTATGAGGTGACCTACACCGACCGTACCGAGGTAGAGTTCGATACCAAGGGTGAATGGACCTCGGTAGAACGCAAGTATACGGCCGTTCCCGCCGCAATCGTTCCGAAGCAGATCACCGATTACGTAGGCAAGAGCAACTTCCCGAGCCAGGAGATCCGCAAGATCGAGCGCAATGCCTATACGTGGGAGATCGAGCTTACGAACGGACTCGAGATCAAGTTTGACCGGAATTTCCGCGTCATTGACATTGACGACTGA
- a CDS encoding MaoC family dehydratase — protein MSRLIIHDFDDFARYTGQELGISDYLKITQEQINLFADATLDHQWIHVDPERARVESPYKTTIAHGYLTLSLLPYLWGQIVEVQNVKMLVNYGIEKLRFNQAVTVGSEIRLRATLVSITNLRGITKAEIKVALEIRDCPKTAMDATVIFLYHFNK, from the coding sequence ATGAGCCGACTGATTATCCACGATTTCGATGATTTTGCCCGCTACACGGGCCAGGAGCTGGGCATCTCGGACTACCTGAAGATCACCCAGGAACAGATCAACCTATTTGCTGACGCCACGCTGGACCACCAGTGGATCCACGTCGATCCCGAACGGGCCCGGGTAGAGAGCCCCTACAAGACAACCATTGCCCACGGTTATCTGACCCTTTCGCTGCTGCCCTACCTGTGGGGACAGATCGTCGAGGTGCAGAACGTGAAGATGCTGGTCAACTACGGCATTGAGAAGCTGCGCTTCAACCAGGCGGTGACGGTCGGCAGCGAGATCCGGCTGCGCGCCACGCTGGTGTCGATCACCAATCTGCGCGGCATAACCAAGGCCGAGATCAAGGTGGCACTCGAGATCCGCGACTGCCCGAAGACGGCCATGGATGCCACGGTTATCTTCCTCTACCACTTCAACAAGTAG
- the tpiA gene encoding triose-phosphate isomerase, whose amino-acid sequence MRKKIVAGNWKMNTLPAEGVELAKGVVAGRGEVCSCVNFIVCPPFTHLSMVAEALKGSDIELGAQNCAAEAKGAYTGEVAASMIAALGCKYVILGHSERRQYYGETSATLNKKMEQAYANGLTPIYCVGENLEEREAGKHFDVVKAQIEEVVYNLTEEQFKNLVIAYEPVWAIGTGKTATADQAQEIHAYIRKVLAEKFGAAAAECPILYGGSCKPANAAEIFAKEDVDGGLIGGAALKAADFLAIGKGFQK is encoded by the coding sequence ATGAGAAAGAAAATCGTAGCCGGCAACTGGAAGATGAATACGCTTCCGGCCGAAGGAGTCGAACTGGCAAAAGGCGTCGTAGCAGGACGCGGCGAGGTATGCTCGTGCGTGAACTTCATCGTCTGCCCGCCCTTCACCCACCTCTCGATGGTGGCCGAGGCCCTCAAGGGTTCGGACATCGAACTCGGCGCCCAGAACTGCGCCGCCGAAGCAAAGGGTGCCTACACGGGTGAAGTCGCAGCCTCGATGATCGCCGCCCTGGGTTGCAAATACGTCATCCTCGGCCACTCGGAGCGCCGCCAGTACTACGGCGAGACCTCCGCAACGCTCAACAAGAAGATGGAGCAGGCCTATGCCAACGGACTGACCCCGATCTACTGCGTGGGTGAGAACCTCGAGGAGCGTGAGGCCGGCAAGCACTTCGACGTGGTGAAGGCCCAGATCGAGGAGGTTGTCTACAACCTCACGGAGGAGCAGTTCAAGAACCTCGTCATCGCCTACGAGCCCGTATGGGCCATCGGTACGGGCAAGACCGCCACGGCCGACCAGGCACAGGAAATCCACGCCTACATCCGCAAGGTGCTGGCCGAGAAGTTCGGTGCCGCAGCTGCCGAGTGCCCGATCCTCTATGGAGGCTCGTGCAAGCCGGCCAACGCCGCCGAAATCTTCGCCAAGGAGGATGTCGACGGAGGTCTGATCGGCGGTGCCGCCCTGAAGGCTGCCGACTTCCTGGCCATCGGCAAGGGATTCCAGAAATAG
- the lysS gene encoding lysine--tRNA ligase, with product MAIELSEQEQLRRQSLQALRDLGIDPYPAARYEVTATAREIAEGYDDEKKNFQDVRIAGRIMSRRIMGSASFFELQDHTGRIQVYIRRDDVCPEGDPTLYNTVFKKLLDIGDIIGVEGFAFRTNTGELSVHCKRFTVLSKSIRPLPVVKEKDGKTFDAFTDPEIRYRQRYLDLIVNPQVKEVFIKRAKIISTMREFFDSQGYIEVETPILQPIPGGAAARPFITHHNSLDIDLYLRIATELYLKRLIVGGFNGVYELGKNFRNEGMDRTHNPEFTCMEIYIAYKDYRWMMEFTERMLERITTAVNGTTELEIDGRQISFKAPFRRVTMTDAIREKTGYDITGQSEEQLREACKRLNVEIDDTMGKGKLIDAIFDQYCEGDLIQPTFVCDYPIEMSPLSKRHRDNKDLTERFELFVNGKELCNAYSELNDPIDQLGRFQEQLRLSEKGDDEAMFIDMDFVRALEYGMPTCSGMGMGIDRLAMFMTGQNSIQDVLFFPQMRPEKKVATDPVEAYTAIGVPEEWVPVIQKMGYLTVDSLRKLAPGKFFNDLCGFNKKNKLGLKAPSMEEVKAWCSAE from the coding sequence ATGGCAATCGAACTCAGTGAACAGGAACAGCTTCGCCGGCAGTCGCTCCAGGCGCTGCGCGACCTGGGCATCGACCCCTACCCCGCCGCCCGTTACGAGGTGACGGCCACGGCACGCGAGATCGCCGAGGGCTATGACGACGAAAAGAAAAACTTCCAGGATGTCCGCATCGCGGGCCGCATCATGTCGCGCCGCATCATGGGCAGCGCCTCGTTCTTCGAACTGCAGGACCATACGGGCCGCATCCAGGTCTACATCCGCCGCGACGACGTCTGCCCCGAAGGCGATCCGACGCTCTACAATACGGTCTTCAAGAAGCTGCTCGACATCGGCGACATCATCGGCGTCGAAGGCTTCGCCTTCCGCACCAATACGGGCGAACTGTCGGTTCACTGCAAACGCTTTACGGTTCTGTCGAAGTCGATCCGCCCGCTGCCCGTCGTCAAGGAGAAGGACGGCAAGACGTTCGACGCCTTCACCGACCCCGAGATCCGCTACCGCCAGCGCTACCTCGACCTGATCGTCAACCCGCAGGTCAAGGAGGTCTTCATCAAACGCGCGAAGATCATCTCCACGATGCGTGAGTTCTTCGACTCGCAGGGCTACATCGAGGTCGAAACACCGATTCTGCAGCCCATTCCGGGCGGCGCCGCGGCGCGTCCCTTCATCACGCACCACAATTCGCTCGATATCGACCTCTACCTGCGCATCGCCACGGAGCTCTACCTGAAGCGGCTGATCGTCGGAGGCTTCAACGGCGTCTACGAGCTGGGCAAGAACTTCCGCAACGAGGGAATGGACCGCACCCACAACCCCGAGTTCACCTGCATGGAGATCTACATCGCCTACAAGGACTACCGCTGGATGATGGAGTTCACCGAGCGGATGCTCGAACGCATCACCACGGCCGTCAACGGTACGACGGAGCTGGAGATCGACGGACGGCAAATCTCCTTCAAGGCGCCGTTCCGCCGTGTGACGATGACCGACGCCATCCGCGAGAAGACCGGCTACGACATCACCGGCCAGTCGGAGGAGCAGCTGCGCGAAGCCTGCAAGCGACTCAACGTCGAGATCGACGACACGATGGGCAAGGGCAAGCTGATCGACGCCATCTTCGACCAGTACTGCGAGGGCGACCTCATCCAGCCGACCTTCGTCTGCGACTACCCGATCGAGATGTCGCCGCTGAGCAAGCGCCACCGCGACAACAAGGATCTCACCGAGCGGTTCGAACTCTTCGTCAACGGCAAGGAGCTCTGCAACGCCTACTCGGAGCTGAACGACCCGATCGACCAGCTGGGCCGCTTCCAGGAGCAGCTGCGCCTCTCGGAGAAGGGCGACGACGAGGCGATGTTCATCGACATGGACTTCGTCCGTGCCCTGGAGTACGGCATGCCGACCTGCTCGGGCATGGGCATGGGCATCGACCGTCTGGCGATGTTCATGACGGGCCAGAACTCGATCCAGGACGTGTTGTTCTTCCCACAGATGCGCCCCGAGAAGAAGGTCGCGACGGATCCCGTCGAGGCCTATACGGCCATCGGCGTTCCCGAGGAGTGGGTGCCCGTCATCCAGAAGATGGGCTACCTGACCGTCGATTCACTGCGCAAGCTCGCCCCGGGCAAGTTCTTCAACGACCTGTGCGGTTTCAACAAGAAGAACAAACTCGGGCTGAAGGCCCCCTCGATGGAGGAGGTCAAGGCATGGTGCTCGGCCGAATAA